A part of Candidatus Methylomirabilota bacterium genomic DNA contains:
- a CDS encoding transposase, whose amino-acid sequence AFAGIDPRLVESGMHKGKAKMSKRGSRYLRRALHMASFVGMRGDALFRQIYERQRARGKHHFIALSHVQNKLVHVIYSVLKHNRPYVPIEARAVS is encoded by the coding sequence CGCCTTCGCCGGGATCGATCCTCGCCTCGTGGAGTCAGGGATGCACAAGGGCAAAGCCAAGATGTCGAAGCGCGGCTCCCGCTATCTCCGGCGGGCCCTCCATATGGCGAGCTTTGTTGGGATGCGGGGCGACGCCCTGTTCCGGCAGATCTATGAGCGACAAAGAGCCCGGGGTAAGCATCATTTCATCGCCCTGAGCCATGTTCAGAATAAGCTGGTGCACGTCATCTATTCGGTCTTGAAGCACAACAGGCCCTATGTCCCGATTGAAGCGAGAGCGGTGTCGTAG